Part of the Anopheles coluzzii chromosome 3, AcolN3, whole genome shotgun sequence genome is shown below.
GGTAAACGGCAACTGTGTTCCTCCTCTGTTCTCTCCTCCCCAAACAAAGGAGACGTCTTTTTCCAAGACACTTGTACCCTGCCCGGTAATGACCCGTTTGTTCAACTGTCTTCGACTTGAATGTTTCTAATGTCTAAAGATTCTAACCTTTACTTGTCCTCCCGTTAAACTCTTTCTTCTACGCTCCAAACAACTTGCAAATgaaaatcaaagcaaaagtCGTACACAAACCACCGGTGTTGGTCCCGTTTCGAAAGGACCAAGGTCTCCGGGCTTGCCTCTTGCCCCCGCGGTCCCaaggcatgtgtgtgtgggatacGACTTGCGTCCAAAGTTGTCCAAAGTTGTCCGTTGCTGGACACCAACTTGTCCTTCGCTGCCTGGTTGGTGTGTCTTAATGATTTCTTTATTAGGCATTGTGTTTACCAGTGTGACAAGCGCGCGAGACTGTAGCTCGATGATGTTGTGTAGCATTTCCCGGAAAATCGTACTATTCCACTCCGGAAACCGGCTGCCCATCCGAAGGGAGTCAGTCGAAGGGGGGCAACTTTACCACACAAACATGATTATCTGTGTTTGTTCGTGCTCATACTTCCACCCTGCAgctggagagaaaaaaaatgcacataggCTCACGTTTTGCTGCACTTTGTGCAGTGTGTAGGATAAGCGTCGTCGTGTAAGCATCAAAAGCATTGCAAATTATGAGAGCATTGCTGATCGCTGAGCGGCATAACTCTCCTGACCCTCTCCCATTCCTATAAGAAACGGTTCATTCCAATTTGAGATTCAAAGCCTGTGGTTGCTGCGATCGAAAAAAGGCATTAAATTCCAGGTTTTTTCCTCATTACTAGTTGAGACTTAGCGCAGTAGTTGGTGTAAGAAATGCGTGCCTTATTAGCACGTCCGAGAAGGATGAGACAGCAGGGGAATATTGTTACTTAATTATTCATTCCTCCCCCGAATGCTCGCTGTGCGCGGCACCAATCAGTGCTTCTCCATCGTGATAATTCATTGGACAACATCCCCGAAAAAGGGTAATAATTGTCCAATTCTTCACGCTCTCATAAAAACAGTCCGATTTGCCGAATGAACGATAACGAGCCCGTCAAGTGGCAAGTTCGAAACGAATTAATAAACCTCAGAACACAGCGCGTTACCGCAGTAAAACGCTTTTCAAACGCCTGCTCCGGTCCCAGGACGGACAGGTTTGTCGTCTCACTTCGCACCAAGTTACCGTATCCGGACCTAAACGGCACCCACTTGTTCTGCtgtctcttctttttttaaatgtccCAATTTGGCATCGGTAATTAGCAATCCGTCAGTACGATCTCGCCGGGGAGCCATTTGCCAATCGTGTGTCcacctctctctatctctctccttccTGAAGGGGCAGCACTAATGGCGCATATCGTGGTGCACCACCGGTGTATTGCTTTAAGATTAGTTGTCCAAGATTGTGCTCGTTTTGGTGCGCATTTCGTTACCGTTCGACCGATCGGGCGTGGTGGCCCAGGCACCGTGGCTGCCGTTAACCGCGATTGGTGTGCCGCCCGCCTCATGTACGGGGTGGGGGGATTGACAGGCTAAAAGTGAATGCTAATGAGCGCACCACACGACAGAGTGATTCATGTGTTCGGCTGCGCTTGTTGGTTTTGCTTGGAAAGGAGGTTCCCGCGTTTGGGTGGTCGTTGGGTGTTCCGTCAGGGGGAGGGTGAGCATGAAGCGCGTGGTGTCACCGTCGTGGTagccatttttgtttctttttgttttgcagtgcTGTCTTACTAAACCAGGTGCTTACCACAACGTTGCGTGTATGGGCGCTTTAGTGAAAACGGAAGGCATTTTCCAACATAACTAAATAACTAGCCACGATGGAGCTTTTAGGCTGGATCGTGCTTAGAAAGAGCTTTTGATCTTAAGTTTGACTATTTTAACATAATAATAGGTATTAAAAACCTTATTTTCAAGTAACAAATGTACAAAAATTGGCCTATACagggctttcgagactttttTCATTACCTCGCAgctggatagtcaatccttgctacgggggacggtccattctaagcttgaacccataacgagcatgttattgagtcgctcgagttgacgactgtaccacgggaccgccccgtGACCAGTATTTGCCGCTtaattttgactctaactcatCTATGTATGTCTCTGAAGCATTTTTAACTGTAAGTCAATTGCTTTGTTTATATAATTTaagcttttgttttcaaaaactATCCAATTTAAGATaagcaaataataatttaattgataGAATTTAATATACAATAGTTCTTATAACAAGTTTAAAAGTATTAATGGAATGAACTTAGTTGGCACGtattttcaaacataaaaaatgtcttgagaatttatcaaattttattagttttttcacAACAATCAAATTCAAACGGATTGCACAAATTACATTACAATacaagaaaatatatttttttaaaccatttgtACAAAATTGAttacaaaataatgaaaaggtacaaaaatggaacaacaccaaaaaacTTTAGAACGTAagcattgattttttttcgttatttttatttttattttaacttaaCTTAATTGTTACACGGTGAGTTGGAATacggtttgtttttgaaatcTTAAGTATTAGTAAGGTTTGGTTAAgtataagtaagtaagttttaaaaaagtatataaaaagtaatattgttttaaaaagtaTATAAGTGTAGTCATCtccctcttatttgagaggcgacgggactgtcgaataagaggggttttcaaattacagaggttgaaTGTGAATGAAAAGTACATACAAActagaaagagacagaacatttagtatgcagccttaactgttgctataggaaactgcgaacacgATTggcaatttgagcatacatcattcaataaccatggcaacaccagaCACAATTAAGAGGgatacagatttcagaggttttccaaattagaggaacaaacaTGTACTGGAAATGAAGGGACTGtggaaaatgttcaaataagagaggtttttcaaattggagaggtgtcctATAAGAGAGGGTTTACTgtatataattattattataattattttttgtatatttccGGTACTTCCTTAACTCACAAGTGGTTACACACTGATCAAACCGAAAGATTGTTCGCAAGAAACTCGTCCGTTGCTCAACTCGCAAAGAAAGCGAAACTTGAAATATCTCTGTTTCCGCAAAAGATTCCCatactgtgtgtgtgaaagcaatggcgcaaacaaaaacaaacgcaaagaaATGAAACGGTTCTGCACAAAGCTCAGGGTACCCGCGGGATtcgcaaaaccaccaccaccaattcGCCCCCGGTCCAGAGAGATGTCATCTAGCTGATAAGAGAAGCTGTGGTGAACCGTATGCGCGCCGGATGCTTCTACTCGACACAACACCGAACGCACATTGCTCCGGTGCGCGGGGCCAGGTTCATCAACGGCCGATCATAAACAGCACACATTTTCACCTCAAACCGCCACCCTGTGAGCCCTATTGAAAGGTCCTCTTTCTTCTTCCGTGTATGAGACCTCGAAAAATGCCGCACACTCAAAGGTGGTGTTGTCGACGACGAACGGAACGGGAGAAGGGACACACAGATTCGTCTGGTTCTGGTCTCGCTGATCCAAAGGCGCGATAAGGGGCGCAAAAGATCGCAACCCAGCCCAGTTGCGCAATGCCTCGGTTGGTCCaccgagagagtgagagagagccCTTTTTGGGGTCGCCACAGGAACTTTGTTGGTTTGCCTGCCGCGATCAAAAGACGCGGGCCCATTTATGCATTCTTCCAGCCAATATGTATGACAACCCGACCAGTTGGGAGTTCTTCAGGCAAGAATGGTTACGGTTTCCCTGGTGCCCCGGTCCCCTGGTCCCCCCTCTCTCCATCCCTTGAGCCTGTCATAATTTGGAAGCAGCAACACTGCCAACAAAAATGCACCTGAAACGTGCAAAAATTTTGACAAGTGTGTGAGCGAAGGAGATCCGCTTTCCCGAGGACCGGGGGAGTGTGAATTCCACTGCTAGCGTTCTGGTGTTGTTCGCTTCATTCCTTCCCTAATTCCCGCCTGATCGCTCTTCATTCAGAGTGTTCCATTCTCtcacctttttgcttgctGCCGGGCGCGAAGCGGGAAAAGGTCCACTGCCACCAAGACGAACTTCCTTTCTGATCATATCATCATCGAAGTGTCCTCTCTAGCTCCTCCGTTGTACAAACTTTCATGAGGGTTTCTTTTGCCACTGAGCGGTCTGGTACGCGTCATGCGCTCTTcaagggggtggtggtggtgagtgtTTGGTGGTAGCATTCCATACGCGCACCTTTTCATCCCACTGTGTGTTCCCTCTTCCGTCGTCGCAGTAGGCGAGCGGAGCAGAAGGAGCGTGCAAAAGGTGGCACACTAAACTATGCGCGGCATGACTAtattcgcagcagcagcagcagtaggccGTTTTGTGTCATATGTTTATTCAATTCGGTTTGCAAAGATCGAGCGCGGGCGCGAATCAAACgtacaccagcagcaccatcgccatcatcatcgctgAGGTGGGCTCAAGGggtgttttgtggcatttttaataattcattaaAATACCAAGACCCTTCCTGAAACACGTGTACCCGTGATGGCATTCTCCTGAGCAGCGAAACTTCTTAGGTGTTCCTCTTTTAAAAGAATTCCTCTGGTTTGATtcctatttgattttttggaaataTCGGTTTCATGTTAAGGTTCATGAACATGAACACAAATTCTTTGGTTTTGAACTTCAAACATTTTGCAATTTCCCTTGCGCTAATTCTTTCTTCATTCTATTTTCTCGCCCCCAGAGCCACACGGAGCATATGCCATTCAAATGTGAGTACTGTGCTCGACTGTTCAAGCACAAACGATCGCGGGATCGCCATACGAAGCTGCATACCGGCGATCGACGCTATCGCTGTCTGCACTGTGAGGCTGCATTCTCCCGAAGGTAGTGTGTGGCACTGACACCAACTCATCAGCCAACTCCAATGCTCTAACACCATTTTTGGTCCACTTTCTTTGGCAGTGATCATCTGAAGATACACATGAAAACGCACGACAACCAGAAACCGTTCCAGTGTACGATCTGCAACCGAGGCTACAATACGGCCGCAGCGCTAACGAGCCATATGCAAAATCACAAGAAGCAGCTGGCCCTGACCGGGAGTCCCAACCTTACGTACAGTCCACGCTCCACCACAAGCTCCCTGTCGAGTGGAGGaggaagtggtggtggtggtaagcGAGGGGCAAAGTTCTCGCCCTACTCCAACGACCCACTGATGCTGATGAGCCGCGGGAACTCCAAACTGTCCTCGTCCCTTTCCAAAGCCGCTAGTAATCGAACTCCAACACCTGGGAGTAcggccggcggtggtggcaatGCAGCTCTGGGAGGTCTGGGAAGTGGTGCGGGAGGTGGTACCGGCCCCAACCATCATCAGCAGGATCTGCTCTCCTGTCCGTACTGTACGCGGACGGATTTTGGGACGCTCGAACAGCTCGGGCTCCATGTGCAGTCGATGCACGGgcatggtggtgctggtgcattGGGATTGCTTGCTGGCGACTCCTCAATGTCTTACTTCACACCTGCCGGTGGACGACGTGCAGTGACACCCGATGGGAGCAACGTCCCGCTCTCACTCGGTGGTCTCAGTCCGTATCCACCGATTAGCTGCGAGTTCTGCACGATGAAGTTCCCAACCGTTCCGCTCATGTTTGCCCATCTCAAGACGGCTCATCTGGATCGGTTGGCTGGCAGTGGTGGTCATCAAAGAAGCTCACCATCGAATGGTACCGGCAGTCCGCTCGGGTCACGTCCTCCCAGTGGGTTCCATCCGCTAGACCAGCTGCACTTTAACAAGAGCCTGCTTGGAAGTGCTTTCCCCTCCTTctacggtggtggtggtggtggtggtggttcttCCAACAGCCTTGCCGGAATGTCCGGAGGCAGTATTAAAGCGGAGCGCCGGCTAATGGCCGAACgtgatgaaaatggaaatgaagaagaagcgGGAGGTAGAAAGCGGCAGCGCAGAGGAGACGATGGAGCAGATGTTAGGGGGAGCATGTCAAAACGAGACAAGCAGGAAAAGGAGGAGGAACAAGCTATTGAAGGTGATGAGGAGGACGATGAGGATGATAATAATGATGTTGAAGGAGAAGATAATGAGGGGGGAGAAAGTGAGGCTCATCGAGCGGACAATCGATGTGAGGAGTCCGTTGACTACAAGGAAGAAGCGATCGATACGAAGATCACTCCGATCAAGCAGGAGCGAAAGGAAGAGCCTGCTGAGGGTGAGCCATCTCCTTCGACTTCTGCACGATCGTCTCCCTGTGGTGATTCCCTGGAGTTGGGAAGTGGACGTCCCAGAAGTCATCCATCGGGACGTACAAGTCCAGCAGAGCAACTCACCCCAACAGACCTGAGTCAGCCGAAGGTGAAGCGTCTCAAGCTGGAGACGCCCGAAGAAGACTCACTGACCGACGGGGCGGATAGgaagaggatgatgatgacggggTCAGCAGCATCTGTAAGATCTCAAACAACTCGCGAGCATCACAAGCATCGTGGTCCAGCAACAACCGCAACTGCAACAGGTCGTCGAGATAGTGAAGCGAAAGACTCACACCTCCAGCACGGCTCACTAATGCACTCCTCCTCTTCGGGCAGCAATGTGCAACACTCCCAGCAGATGGGTGCCCCTAATTCTTCTGGATCATCAtcgcagcaccaccatcaaccaCCCGGCGCATACCTCTGCAATCAATGCAATGCCGCACTGCCCGATTTCGAATCGTTCCGCACGCACCTCAAGGCACATCTCGAGCAGAGTGCGGCCAGTGCGGCGGCAGCCGCTGCAATGCGACTGTCTGGGGAGCATGCCAACTCGGGCACTTCCGGAGCATCATCGTCCCTTTCGCTTACGACCTTCCTCTGTCAGCAGTGTGGTGTAACGTTGAGCTGTCAGGCGGAGTACGAACAGCACACGATTGGCCATTTTCTTGTGATGGCGGTCGAGTACCGTTGTCAGGGGTCAACCAGTACTGCAGGCCCTGCTAGTTGCAGTGGTAAGAGCACCTTTGGCAAGGTGGAGGACCTTCACAAACATCTGTACGAAGGGCATATGCAACTCCTCTACAAGTGTACGGTTTGTGGGGAGATGTTCGAATCCAAGGTTCAGGTGCAGGTACACTTTGCCGTGAGTCATTCAGTGGAGGTGAAGCTGTACCGCTGCTCAGCCTGTGCTGAAGTGTTCCGTTCGGAGCGTGATTTTAGGTACGTTAACCTCTAATTTGAACTTCTCATCACAATAGGCTttaatttttacttttcttccaATTCCCAAAAAATAGGCAACACATTCGAAATCGCCACCTGACGGCAGGTGCCGTCCAGTGTATGTTCTGCCGGATGGTTTGCTCGTCCGAGCTTGAGATGCACTTCCATCTTGCGTCACACGCCAGGAAGTACAAGTAAGTCTTCCCTATCACACTCTTTCGTACGTTGTTAGATAATTCAGCTTAATTTCCTTAATGTGTCCTTTAGATGTCTAGCCTGCCCAGAGTCGTTCCATGTGGAGTTTCTGCTCGATCGGCATATTCAAACGCACCACAGCCAGAAGGAGACGTCCTCACCGAACCGAGGCCGAGAGTCGGCCAACGGTGGCCACAACCTGTCAACTACATCCTCCTGCTCCACCAACTCAACGCCCTCAACGGCCACCGCAGTGTCGTCTACAGCTCAACCGacctcaacaacaacaaccgtcACCGGACTAGACTACCTTCACCTACACGGACAAATGGCGGCAATGGCAGCAGCTGCGGCTTGGCCCACACTGTACCAAACGGCCGCCAACAAGTTCTACAGCAGCAACCCGCTGCAAGTGGACACACTCTCCCAGCTGAAGCATCCACAGCAACTACTGCACGGTTTCTACGACACCATGCTCGGTAaagcgcaacagcaacagcagcagcgtggtGCATTCCTTCCCGAGCCATCCAGCGGTGGCAAGAAGAACCCCTTCGTTGCTGGCCATTCACCCAATGCCAGTGCGAACGCTACTGCTAATGCACTGCTTGGGCTAGGCTATGGAGGTGCATCACTTACTTCAGGAAACTCCCAACAACCAAGAACTTCCACGCTTAATGGTTCCTCTTCTGGGCTTTACTCCCCCGAGGAAGGTCCTAATGGTGGGTCGAGTGTGGCCACTAGTAGCTCAAAGCTTTACTCTCCCATTGCCATGATACAGCGGTACGGCGATGGTGGTGTACTACAATCCACAGCTGGCGCAGCGCCGCCTACTACTAGCGGTTGCCCTTCCCGCACGGAATCTCCTACACCGAGTGGGCAACAACTTCTTCTGGCAGCTCACTCCTCGCTAACTTCACTGCCTGAACATCATCCCGAACAGCAGCAGTCGAGTAATCGAAAGACAGCCCAACAGCAGTCAGGTCCTAAGACATCATCCGGTACAATCACACCACAGCTGATTGCACCCGGCTCGAACAGCTGCTACAGCTGCGGTATCTGCGAACGGTCCGACTTTAGCACGGAGAGTGAGGTCCAAACTCATCGCAAGATTGTGCACAACTTGAAAACGGGCGTTAGTTTGCGATGTGCGTACTGCAACGGAGACTTCCGGTCGAGGTAAGTGGAAGAGTCACCCTTTACTACTGTTTGTGCCCAGGATGATCACacacctttttcttttcttcgggAAAACAGGAATGAGCTCGAGAACCACATGAAGGTCGCACACAATACGGGCGGTGGCAAGCACAAGTGTTTGATCTGTGACGAAATCTTCCCATCGCCGGCAGTACTTGCCGAGCATAAGCTAACGCACTGTAAGGTGGGTGCTTCGGGACGCTGTTCGCACTGCAGTTTGCCCCTGCCCGATGCTCACACCTTCAAGCAGCATCTGCCGGCTCATCAGCAGATCGGTGGATCATCTTCTGGATCGACAGGAGGAGGCACCACCACGAATGGCTCCTCAAACGGAGGTACGTCTGGTGCGGGTAACTCCTCCACTGGACAGAGTGCGTCTTCTTCTGCCGGTGCAAATTCGAGTGGCACGGGAACAAGTTCCAACTCGAATGCGGATCAGGATCGCTTCCCTCAGCAGTGCATCTGTTGCCGACAAACGCTCAACTCTGAATTTGAAATTAGTCTTCATGCCAAGTAAGTAGCAAAGACGAAAGACCTCTCTTCTTCCAAATGGACTACAAACTCCAAATAACACACTTTCAATGTTTAACACAGATTCCACACCAAAACCGCGGAGACTAACGAGCGCACGTGTGCTCTCTGCCTGGAGCCGTTACCTTCACAACCCGAGTCCAACACCAAGATCTGTGATCCCTGTCTGAAACGGCACAATTTCCCATCGAAGCTCCTATCGATGAACTTCCTGAAGCCAGCCACCCCATCTCTAGTGCCAACACCAACCCACGGTGGATCATCTGCAGCCGGTGTTGTTGTACCACCAACTCACGGTACAACCATTGGTAACAGTGTCGCAGCAGAAGGAagaccaccactaccaccaccaccgccaacatCCTCGGGAAGTCTTCAACAAGACCCACAACACCCGGGCGGCGTACGGGATGGTTCATCCTCTGCACTGTTCCAGTGCAATCTGTGCAAGAAACCGTTACCCACCGCCCAAAAGCTCCAAGAACATCTGATCGATCATACGTTCGCGGGCTGTGAGGAGCGCGGCTACGTCTGCTACCTGTGCTCGGCCGTGTTTACCTCCTCGGCCGGACTGCAGACCCATCTGCCGCTGGCACATT
Proteins encoded:
- the LOC120959870 gene encoding zinc finger protein 423 homolog, whose product is MALKMLYRGPSTRLETLIEKIQQNTNAFGVGGMIAPGALGGGIGAMKEFSLGQELYSSHTSSSFSPSISDGMTTPNSIPEPNDGPTTLDSGAAGEKQYRNHHPHHQLHPRHVHHLHHRRAGGIGGHSSTGGKEGGGKSSSKHHQQHNNNNSSNHHNHNNNNNGKGLGGGAGSSTYHCQFCEKTFPRLGYLKKHEQSHTEHMPFKCEYCARLFKHKRSRDRHTKLHTGDRRYRCLHCEAAFSRSDHLKIHMKTHDNQKPFQCTICNRGYNTAAALTSHMQNHKKQLALTGSPNLTYSPRSTTSSLSSGGGSGGGGKRGAKFSPYSNDPLMLMSRGNSKLSSSLSKAASNRTPTPGSTAGGGGNAALGGLGSGAGGGTGPNHHQQDLLSCPYCTRTDFGTLEQLGLHVQSMHGHGGAGALGLLAGDSSMSYFTPAGGRRAVTPDGSNVPLSLGGLSPYPPISCEFCTMKFPTVPLMFAHLKTAHLDRLAGSGGHQRSSPSNGTGSPLGSRPPSGFHPLDQLHFNKSLLGSAFPSFYGGGGGGGGSSNSLAGMSGGSIKAERRLMAERDENGNEEEAGGRKRQRRGDDGADVRGSMSKRDKQEKEEEQAIEGDEEDDEDDNNDVEGEDNEGGESEAHRADNRCEESVDYKEEAIDTKITPIKQERKEEPAEGEPSPSTSARSSPCGDSLELGSGRPRSHPSGRTSPAEQLTPTDLSQPKVKRLKLETPEEDSLTDGADRKRMMMTGSAASVRSQTTREHHKHRGPATTATATGRRDSEAKDSHLQHGSLMHSSSSGSNVQHSQQMGAPNSSGSSSQHHHQPPGAYLCNQCNAALPDFESFRTHLKAHLEQSAASAAAAAAMRLSGEHANSGTSGASSSLSLTTFLCQQCGVTLSCQAEYEQHTIGHFLVMAVEYRCQGSTSTAGPASCSGKSTFGKVEDLHKHLYEGHMQLLYKCTVCGEMFESKVQVQVHFAVSHSVEVKLYRCSACAEVFRSERDFRQHIRNRHLTAGAVQCMFCRMVCSSELEMHFHLASHARKYKCLACPESFHVEFLLDRHIQTHHSQKETSSPNRGRESANGGHNLSTTSSCSTNSTPSTATAVSSTAQPTSTTTTVTGLDYLHLHGQMAAMAAAAAWPTLYQTAANKFYSSNPLQVDTLSQLKHPQQLLHGFYDTMLGKAQQQQQQRGAFLPEPSSGGKKNPFVAGHSPNASANATANALLGLGYGGASLTSGNSQQPRTSTLNGSSSGLYSPEEGPNGGSSVATSSSKLYSPIAMIQRYGDGGVLQSTAGAAPPTTSGCPSRTESPTPSGQQLLLAAHSSLTSLPEHHPEQQQSSNRKTAQQQSGPKTSSGTITPQLIAPGSNSCYSCGICERSDFSTESEVQTHRKIVHNLKTGVSLRCAYCNGDFRSRNELENHMKVAHNTGGGKHKCLICDEIFPSPAVLAEHKLTHCKVGASGRCSHCSLPLPDAHTFKQHLPAHQQIGGSSSGSTGGGTTTNGSSNGGTSGAGNSSTGQSASSSAGANSSGTGTSSNSNADQDRFPQQCICCRQTLNSEFEISLHAKFHTKTAETNERTCALCLEPLPSQPESNTKICDPCLKRHNFPSKLLSMNFLKPATPSLVPTPTHGGSSAAGVVVPPTHGTTIGNSVAAEGRPPLPPPPPTSSGSLQQDPQHPGGVRDGSSSALFQCNLCKKPLPTAQKLQEHLIDHTFAGCEERGYVCYLCSAVFTSSAGLQTHLPLAHSNAAAKPYDCERCGVAYFFRAELEHHLIDHELGKAIRPSSFELASSDEWHTIVQQRSPMGEDDDGGHTGHIKQEQCEPEQEQDGSSSPYHHQKDEDSDDGNDFQQARNGEETNEVDMEQEQEDEDNEQTHAEVNNGGQAEQDDEDGVCDDAAVGTEECNDAADDDDDDDDGDVEDEEHQERQEEQEDEEEYIEVEHTTLDDGGRGGKQASDERLRRTSNLLINGGKDCSALTATTTATTLPVVTAAE